TCTCGCGGTTCGTAGGACTTATGACGGGTTTACCGTCGCAAGTCTTGGCCACGAATCCGCGATGGGGGACATGAGCGCTGCACTTTTCGGCCGACCGTCGGCTACTCGCCGAGCGCTGCACTATTCGAGCGCCGTTTACACTTTGCCCGTGCGATACCAGTTCACCAGCGTCCGCACGGCGAAGGTATGGCGCAGATCATGAATGCGTGGACCACGACCATGCCGGTGGAACTTTTCCACGGGCCTCAGTCCAATGGCCTGACAGGCGGCGGCGAAGTTGTATCGCGCGCCGCAATCAGTGACGCGTTCTCCAATATCGGACACGAAGAACGGCTCGGGGGACGAGTCAAGCAGCCGATCCCGCTCCTTGGCATAGGCTGTCAACTGACCCTTGGTGCTATCGGAGATCGGCAACAGACGAGCCTTCCCAAATTTCCCGCGCCGAACCGTAACCAACCCGGCCTCCAGATCGACATCCGCGACGTTGAGCGAGAGCGCTTCGCTGATTCTCAGGCCAGTAACGGCGATGAGACCGAATAAAGTCGGACTGGTCAGCGCACGAATGCCGTTGATCGAAGGCAACTCCGCGGCGGCCTTCACGATGCGGCAGATTTCCTCATCGCTGTAGATATAGGGTCGAGTACGGCGCAAGCGGGCGGGGATCAGCCCACACGGCGGCACCTCGTGTTTCGGGTCCAGGCTTTGCAGCCATTGGGCAAAGAGCCGCACGATGCTCAAACGGCGCGACCATGTTTGTCGATTCGCATGGCCGAACGTCTCTTGCCATTGCAGAAAGACTGTGGCGCTGACGTGCTCAGCACCCTTTTGTTCCGCGAAGGCGATGAACTTGCGCAGGACACGTTCTGCCGTGCCGAGGTCGTACCCGAGGCCGC
This genomic stretch from Pirellulales bacterium harbors:
- a CDS encoding tyrosine-type recombinase/integrase — translated: MSDLSSELSRYLNIRRGLGYDLGTAERVLRKFIAFAEQKGAEHVSATVFLQWQETFGHANRQTWSRRLSIVRLFAQWLQSLDPKHEVPPCGLIPARLRRTRPYIYSDEEICRIVKAAAELPSINGIRALTSPTLFGLIAVTGLRISEALSLNVADVDLEAGLVTVRRGKFGKARLLPISDSTKGQLTAYAKERDRLLDSSPEPFFVSDIGERVTDCGARYNFAAACQAIGLRPVEKFHRHGRGPRIHDLRHTFAVRTLVNWYRTGKV